A genomic region of Corallococcus macrosporus contains the following coding sequences:
- a CDS encoding ankyrin repeat domain-containing protein produces MSSPNDTKNAAPPSADDAAVMDFVRSAFAVVRSGDAGKLRELLDAGLPVGVRNERGDSLLMLASYHGHVDATRLLLERGADPEQPNDAGQTPLAGAAFKGNEAIASVLLNAGANVDGTGPDGRTPLMFAAMFDKVEMMELLIQNGANAKAKDADKRTALDYARSMGAARAADRLAPKP; encoded by the coding sequence ATGAGCTCCCCCAACGACACAAAGAACGCCGCTCCGCCCTCCGCCGACGACGCCGCCGTGATGGATTTCGTGAGGAGCGCCTTCGCGGTGGTCCGCTCGGGGGACGCCGGGAAGCTGCGCGAGCTGCTCGACGCCGGGCTCCCCGTGGGCGTCCGCAACGAGCGGGGCGACTCCCTGCTGATGCTGGCCAGCTACCATGGCCACGTGGACGCGACGCGCCTGTTGCTGGAGCGCGGGGCGGATCCGGAGCAGCCCAACGACGCCGGGCAGACGCCGCTGGCCGGCGCGGCCTTCAAGGGCAACGAGGCCATCGCCTCGGTGCTCCTGAACGCGGGCGCGAACGTGGATGGCACGGGCCCGGATGGCCGCACGCCGCTCATGTTCGCGGCCATGTTCGACAAGGTGGAGATGATGGAGCTGCTCATCCAGAACGGCGCGAACGCGAAGGCGAAGGACGCCGACAAGCGCACCGCGCTGGACTACGCGCGCTCCATGGGCGCGGCGCGAGCGGCGGACCGGCTGGCGCCGAAGCCCTGA
- a CDS encoding LysR substrate-binding domain-containing protein, with translation MASLNDITLRQLEYLVAVAETLGFRRAAERCHVSQPALSAQIQQLESVLGVKLFERDARRVLLTPQGTELVARARRVLTEAEDILKAAARMGDPFAGPLHLGAIPTVAPYVLPEVVPALVKHYPKLKLRLREEKTALLMRDMDEGRLDAALLALDAELGRQVEHAVIAEDPFVVAAPPGHPLEKKKQVRLADLDDEDVLLLEDGHCFRSQTLALCTRVGAREVDFRATSLTTLAQMVMASGSVTLLPQLAVRMENRQEQLVVRPFAPPGPGRTLVLAWRPGHPRAEALRTIAGTLRSVWPGGGRKKLSAAPSPP, from the coding sequence ATGGCCTCGCTCAACGACATCACCCTGCGGCAACTGGAGTACCTGGTGGCGGTGGCGGAGACGCTGGGGTTCCGGCGGGCGGCCGAGCGGTGCCACGTCTCCCAGCCGGCCCTGAGCGCGCAGATCCAGCAGCTGGAGTCGGTGCTCGGCGTGAAGCTCTTCGAGCGCGACGCGCGCCGGGTGCTGCTCACGCCGCAGGGCACGGAGCTGGTGGCGCGGGCGCGGCGGGTGCTCACGGAGGCCGAGGACATCCTCAAGGCGGCGGCGCGGATGGGCGACCCGTTCGCTGGGCCGCTGCACCTGGGGGCCATCCCCACGGTGGCGCCCTACGTGCTGCCGGAGGTGGTGCCCGCGCTGGTGAAGCACTACCCGAAGCTGAAGCTGCGGCTGCGCGAGGAGAAGACGGCGCTCCTGATGCGCGACATGGACGAGGGCCGGCTGGACGCGGCGCTGCTCGCGCTGGACGCGGAGCTGGGGCGTCAGGTGGAGCACGCGGTCATCGCGGAGGATCCCTTCGTCGTCGCGGCGCCGCCGGGGCACCCGCTGGAGAAGAAGAAGCAGGTGCGGCTCGCGGACCTGGACGACGAGGACGTGCTGCTGCTGGAGGACGGGCACTGCTTCCGCAGCCAGACGCTGGCGCTGTGCACGCGCGTGGGTGCGCGCGAGGTGGACTTCCGCGCCACCAGCCTGACGACGCTCGCGCAGATGGTGATGGCGTCCGGCAGCGTCACGCTCCTGCCCCAGCTCGCGGTGCGCATGGAGAACCGGCAGGAGCAACTGGTGGTGCGGCCCTTCGCGCCGCCGGGGCCGGGCAGGACGCTGGTGCTGGCGTGGCGTCCCGGGCACCCCCGGGCGGAAGCGCTGCGCACCATCGCGGGGACGCTGCGCTCGGTGTGGCCCGGCGGGGGGCGCAAGAAGCTCAGCGCAGCGCCTTCTCCGCCGTGA
- a CDS encoding catalase → MSQRPTLTTEAGAPVSDNQHSQTAGPNGPVLLQDHHLLEKLARFNRERIPERVVHAVGSGAYGTFEVTQDITRFTRMKVFSAPGKKTEVFLRFSTVAGSKGAPDTARDPRGFAVRFYTEDGNWDLVGNNTPVFFLRDGIKFPDFIHSQKYDPYTNCQEPDNVWDFFSHSPEATHQFTWLFGDRGIPATLRHMDGFGSHTFQWVNAKGERFWVKFHFKTDQGIRTLTTPEAEALGGKDPQHHQRDLYQAIDRGEFPSWTLKVQVMPEADAANYRFNPFDLTKVWPHQDYPLMEVGRLTLNRNPENFFAEVEQAALDPAHFVPGIGPSPDRMLQARLFAYGDAHRYRVGINSTQLPVNSPKGVKGGARNYGRDGAMRFDGNGGRGPNYEPNSFNGPAQTDESYGTGYAVSGMTGTFVHGKHAEDTDYVQAGALYRLMDEAAKARLVENLSGSLAQVRREDIITRAIAHFRAADEEYGSRIATAVQQKRRAR, encoded by the coding sequence ATGTCCCAGCGTCCCACCCTGACCACCGAAGCCGGCGCTCCCGTCTCCGACAACCAGCATTCCCAGACGGCCGGCCCCAACGGCCCGGTGCTGCTGCAGGACCACCACCTGCTGGAGAAGCTGGCCCGCTTCAACCGCGAGCGCATCCCGGAGCGCGTGGTGCACGCGGTGGGGTCCGGCGCCTACGGCACCTTCGAAGTCACCCAGGACATCACCCGCTTCACCCGCATGAAGGTCTTCAGCGCGCCAGGCAAGAAGACGGAAGTCTTCCTGCGCTTCTCCACCGTGGCGGGCTCCAAGGGCGCGCCGGACACCGCCCGTGACCCGCGCGGCTTCGCGGTGCGCTTCTACACGGAGGACGGCAACTGGGACCTCGTGGGCAACAACACGCCGGTGTTCTTCTTGCGTGACGGCATCAAGTTCCCGGACTTCATCCACTCGCAGAAGTACGACCCGTACACGAACTGCCAGGAGCCGGACAACGTCTGGGACTTCTTCTCCCACTCGCCGGAGGCCACGCACCAGTTCACCTGGCTCTTCGGCGACCGGGGCATCCCCGCGACGCTGCGGCACATGGATGGCTTTGGCTCGCACACCTTCCAGTGGGTGAACGCGAAGGGCGAGCGCTTCTGGGTGAAGTTCCACTTCAAGACGGACCAGGGCATCCGCACCCTCACCACCCCGGAGGCGGAGGCCCTCGGCGGCAAGGACCCGCAGCACCACCAGCGGGACCTGTACCAGGCCATCGACCGGGGCGAGTTCCCGTCGTGGACGCTCAAGGTGCAGGTGATGCCGGAGGCGGACGCGGCGAACTACCGCTTCAACCCGTTCGACCTCACCAAGGTGTGGCCGCACCAGGACTACCCGCTGATGGAGGTGGGCCGGCTCACGCTCAACCGCAACCCGGAGAACTTCTTCGCGGAGGTGGAGCAGGCGGCCCTGGACCCGGCGCACTTCGTGCCCGGCATCGGCCCGTCCCCGGACCGGATGCTCCAGGCGCGCCTGTTCGCGTACGGCGACGCGCACCGCTACCGGGTGGGCATCAACAGCACGCAACTGCCGGTGAACTCCCCCAAGGGCGTGAAGGGCGGCGCGCGCAACTACGGCCGTGACGGCGCCATGCGCTTCGACGGCAACGGCGGACGCGGCCCCAACTACGAGCCCAACAGCTTCAACGGCCCCGCGCAGACGGACGAGTCCTACGGCACGGGCTACGCGGTGAGCGGCATGACGGGCACCTTCGTCCACGGCAAGCACGCCGAGGACACCGATTACGTGCAGGCCGGCGCCCTGTACCGGCTGATGGACGAGGCGGCGAAGGCGCGGCTGGTGGAGAACCTCTCCGGCAGCCTGGCGCAGGTGCGTCGTGAAGACATCATCACGCGGGCCATCGCCCACTTCCGCGCGGCGGACGAGGAGTATGGTTCGCGCATCGCCACCGCCGTCCAGCAGAAGCGCCGCGCCCGCTAG
- the rraA gene encoding ribonuclease E activity regulator RraA, with the protein MSDTPAAKTADLCDAHAGTPHFQVAEPGFQDYGGHRSFSGPISTVRAPEDNSLVRKALEEPGQGRVLVVDGGGSRRCALVGDVLAALGQKNGWVGVVVNGCIRDAEEVSRTAIGVKALGTHPLKSGKRNEGQRDVEVRFAGVTFIPGHHLYADADGIVTAEKALR; encoded by the coding sequence ATGAGTGACACCCCTGCCGCCAAGACCGCCGACCTCTGCGACGCCCACGCGGGAACTCCGCACTTCCAGGTGGCCGAGCCTGGATTCCAGGACTACGGCGGACACCGGAGCTTCTCCGGCCCCATCAGCACGGTGCGCGCGCCGGAGGACAACTCGCTGGTCCGCAAGGCATTGGAGGAGCCCGGTCAGGGCCGCGTGCTGGTGGTGGATGGCGGAGGCAGCCGGCGCTGCGCGCTGGTGGGGGACGTGCTCGCGGCGCTGGGCCAGAAAAACGGCTGGGTGGGCGTGGTGGTGAACGGCTGCATCCGCGACGCGGAGGAGGTGAGCCGCACCGCCATTGGCGTGAAGGCGCTGGGCACGCACCCGCTCAAGAGCGGCAAGCGCAACGAGGGCCAGCGCGACGTGGAGGTGCGCTTCGCGGGCGTCACCTTCATTCCCGGTCACCACCTCTACGCGGACGCGGACGGCATCGTCACGGCGGAGAAGGCGCTGCGCTGA